A single Flavobacterium sp. 1 DNA region contains:
- a CDS encoding efflux RND transporter periplasmic adaptor subunit gives MKKTILTIIAIVASLGVIGYVLSKNKAENKAKTDIVAEKNAAVSVKTAQVKTENISLDFVANGNFAPTQELTFSAEKSGKVIKVLVDEGDYVNVGQTLVIVRSDVINVNANTAKAAYDNAKSDYARYENAYQTGGVTKQQLDQAKLQLTNAQANLTQANINVGDTKVKAPIKGFINKRFIEPGTILAGMPPTQMFDIVDVSKLKLKVSVNESQVAGLKIGNSVPVTSSVFPDKVVTGKIIFIAPKADESLNFPIEIEITNNANSSIKAGMYGTANFGTKQKQELKVVPRNAFVGSVSSNQIFVVENGIAKLKKVTAGRILGDQVEIINGLSDGDTVIITGQINLQDGNAVEIIK, from the coding sequence AGAAAATAAAGCTAAAACAGATATTGTTGCCGAAAAAAACGCAGCCGTTTCTGTAAAGACAGCACAAGTAAAAACAGAAAATATTTCATTAGATTTTGTTGCTAACGGAAACTTTGCTCCTACTCAGGAACTGACTTTCTCTGCTGAAAAATCAGGAAAAGTAATTAAAGTTTTAGTTGATGAAGGAGATTATGTGAATGTTGGACAAACCTTGGTAATTGTGAGAAGCGACGTAATTAATGTAAATGCAAATACTGCAAAAGCAGCTTACGACAATGCTAAAAGCGATTACGCAAGATATGAGAATGCTTACCAAACTGGTGGTGTTACTAAACAGCAATTGGATCAGGCAAAACTGCAATTAACAAATGCGCAGGCAAACTTAACTCAAGCCAACATCAATGTAGGCGACACTAAGGTAAAAGCACCTATCAAAGGATTCATTAACAAAAGATTCATTGAACCAGGAACTATTCTAGCAGGAATGCCTCCAACACAAATGTTTGACATCGTTGATGTTTCTAAATTAAAATTAAAAGTCAGCGTAAACGAAAGTCAGGTAGCTGGTCTAAAAATTGGGAATAGTGTACCTGTAACTTCAAGTGTTTTTCCTGATAAGGTTGTTACTGGTAAAATTATTTTTATCGCTCCAAAAGCAGATGAAAGCCTAAACTTCCCTATTGAAATTGAAATCACAAATAATGCTAACAGCAGTATTAAAGCGGGTATGTACGGTACGGCTAACTTTGGAACAAAACAAAAACAAGAATTAAAAGTGGTTCCTAGAAATGCTTTCGTAGGAAGTGTGAGCAGCAATCAGATTTTTGTGGTTGAAAATGGAATCGCTAAACTGAAAAAAGTAACAGCGGGCAGAATTTTAGGTGACCAAGTTGAAATAATTAACGGATTATCTGATGGTGATACTGTAATTATAACAGGGCAGATCAACTTACAAGATGGTAACGCTGTAGAAATTATTAAATAA
- the hemG gene encoding menaquinone-dependent protoporphyrinogen IX dehydrogenase, translated as MQKRTIIIYSSVDGQTKKICCHIKNILILNNHLVDVFSVNDLTQEITAFDKIIIASSIRYGKHNEQIEKLIKENSEFLNSKKTAFISVNLVARKAEKSKPDTNPYVIKFFNSIEWKPTLAAVFPGKLDYKLYSFRDRLLIKLIMMMTKGPINSKTVIEYTNWTEVDEFAKKFAAI; from the coding sequence ATGCAAAAGAGGACAATAATTATTTATTCATCTGTAGACGGTCAGACGAAAAAAATTTGTTGTCATATAAAGAATATTTTAATCCTAAATAATCATTTGGTCGATGTCTTTTCAGTAAATGATTTAACTCAAGAAATTACAGCGTTTGATAAAATAATTATTGCTTCCAGTATAAGGTACGGAAAACATAACGAACAAATAGAAAAACTTATAAAAGAAAATTCGGAGTTTTTAAATTCTAAAAAAACGGCATTTATTTCTGTGAATTTGGTCGCACGCAAAGCTGAGAAAAGCAAACCTGATACAAACCCGTATGTAATAAAATTTTTTAATTCCATAGAATGGAAGCCAACACTTGCAGCTGTTTTTCCTGGAAAATTAGATTATAAACTTTACAGTTTCAGAGATAGACTTTTAATAAAATTAATAATGATGATGACCAAAGGACCAATTAATTCAAAAACGGTTATAGAATATACTAATTGGACTGAAGTAGATGAATTTGCAAAGAAATTTGCTGCAATATAA
- a CDS encoding RNA polymerase sigma factor, which produces MSNKKQQDVGSLVTAYKPRLNAFIRKRVSNKEDAEDILQDVFYQLAKVDTAMNPIEQVAAWLYRVARNMIINKQIKKHEEELPSYQNDDDEVIKDISEMLFSTQTAPSPETEYLRSLMWVELENALSELPLVQREVFEKNELDGLSFKEISNETGVPVKTLLSRKHYAVLHLRKRLSELYEEIIYS; this is translated from the coding sequence ATGAGTAATAAAAAACAGCAAGATGTCGGATCGCTGGTAACAGCTTATAAACCTAGGTTGAACGCGTTTATCCGTAAACGCGTTTCAAACAAGGAAGATGCCGAAGACATTTTGCAGGACGTTTTTTATCAACTGGCAAAAGTGGATACTGCGATGAATCCGATAGAGCAGGTAGCTGCTTGGCTGTATCGGGTGGCCCGCAACATGATAATCAATAAACAAATTAAGAAGCATGAAGAAGAATTACCTTCCTACCAAAACGACGACGACGAGGTGATCAAAGATATTTCGGAAATGCTTTTCAGCACACAAACGGCACCATCTCCCGAAACGGAATACTTACGTTCTCTAATGTGGGTTGAACTAGAAAACGCATTATCTGAATTACCACTGGTGCAAAGAGAAGTTTTTGAAAAAAACGAATTGGATGGTTTGTCATTCAAAGAAATATCGAATGAAACGGGTGTTCCTGTCAAAACATTACTTTCGCGAAAGCATTATGCTGTTTTGCATCTACGAAAAAGATTATCCGAATTGTATGAAGAAATCATTTACTCCTAA
- a CDS encoding YceI family protein, whose amino-acid sequence MENEWKIDSEESDVLIKTRHSLIDYMSGSKNNFKGHVAIQNHEVENASIEFSLKANDKSRNSDLKLIDFFDYDETPVIQFKSTSFEKINKNINFLKGHLTIKNITKEVELDTEFIGYNNYNGVQKASFEITGNISRKDFGLNYNPYHGGYAVGSDIKLIANLEFVHH is encoded by the coding sequence ATGGAAAACGAATGGAAAATTGATTCGGAAGAATCAGACGTATTGATAAAAACGAGACATTCTTTGATTGACTATATGTCTGGTTCCAAAAATAATTTTAAAGGTCACGTTGCCATACAAAATCACGAAGTTGAAAATGCTTCTATCGAATTTTCATTGAAAGCAAACGACAAGAGCAGAAATTCTGATTTGAAATTGATTGACTTTTTTGATTATGACGAAACCCCTGTTATTCAGTTCAAATCGACTTCTTTCGAAAAAATAAACAAAAACATCAATTTCCTGAAAGGGCATCTCACCATCAAAAACATTACAAAAGAAGTGGAATTAGACACCGAATTTATTGGTTACAACAACTACAACGGCGTTCAAAAAGCATCATTTGAAATTACGGGAAACATCAGCCGTAAGGATTTTGGTCTGAATTATAATCCCTATCATGGAGGATACGCAGTAGGTTCTGACATTAAGCTGATAGCTAATTTAGAATTTGTTCATCATTAA
- a CDS encoding TetR/AcrR family transcriptional regulator, with amino-acid sequence MKDKIVSKASDLFLKLGFKSVTMDDIAGEMCISKKTIYKYFCNKEVLIEESTELVHKTVHEVIDTIVAKNHNAIEENFEIRKMFKEMFQATDTSPLYQLKKHYPEIYQKVMSREIDECNLCFKQNIEKGIEQDLYRKELDVDIYVKFYYLLIFSIKENTISEKDSVKLELEALEYHTRAMATPKGIVELEKQLLKTNI; translated from the coding sequence ATGAAAGACAAAATTGTATCCAAAGCTAGTGATCTGTTTTTAAAACTAGGTTTTAAAAGCGTCACTATGGATGATATTGCTGGCGAAATGTGCATATCCAAAAAAACCATTTACAAATACTTTTGCAATAAAGAAGTATTGATTGAGGAAAGCACAGAGCTCGTTCATAAAACCGTTCATGAAGTCATTGATACCATTGTCGCCAAAAATCACAACGCAATTGAAGAGAATTTTGAAATCAGAAAAATGTTCAAAGAGATGTTTCAAGCAACAGACACTTCGCCTTTATATCAATTAAAAAAGCATTATCCCGAAATCTATCAAAAAGTAATGTCTCGGGAAATTGATGAATGTAATTTGTGTTTTAAACAAAATATAGAAAAAGGAATTGAACAAGATTTATATCGAAAAGAGCTTGATGTAGATATCTATGTTAAATTCTATTATTTATTAATTTTTAGCATTAAAGAAAATACCATTTCTGAAAAGGATTCTGTAAAACTAGAATTAGAAGCATTGGAATATCACACTAGAGCCATGGCAACACCAAAAGGAATAGTCGAACTCGAAAAGCAATTACTTAAAACTAATATATAA
- a CDS encoding TolC family protein: protein MKNLFILTLTLFTMSGFAQDTSTSEQKKNYSFTLQQAIDHALENNYSAINSGRDIEAAKEKKWETTAMGLPQLNAGVDFTNNFVLQKSVVPAEFFGGNPGEYAEVAFGTKYNMVAKSTLSQLIFDGSYIVALQASKTYLKYYENAKRRTDIDVKEMVVNSYGNVLLAKENIAILEKNIASLQKTLNDTRATYKNGLIEEENVEQLEITLASLESTLNYNNRLLDITYKMLKINLGIDINAAITLKDNLDDLTTQNMDLAFSKTEFDVNNNISYKIATNFEEQRTLEYKLQRSKALPSLSANFNFGYTAFKDHFEFFSKNQNWFNYSNLGLSLNVPIFSSLARSSRTQQAKIALDQAKTQLNETEQKLKLQYAAAKTEYEYSIADYETAKSNLNLAERIEKKQQIKFTEGLSTSFDFNDAQRQLYTAQQKYLQTMVNIINKKASLEKIITQ from the coding sequence ATGAAGAATCTATTTATATTAACCCTTACTCTATTTACAATGAGTGGTTTTGCTCAAGACACGAGCACTAGTGAACAAAAGAAAAACTATTCATTTACCTTACAGCAAGCTATAGATCATGCTCTTGAAAACAACTATTCAGCGATCAATTCAGGACGTGATATAGAAGCCGCCAAAGAGAAAAAGTGGGAGACAACAGCAATGGGACTTCCTCAACTTAACGCAGGAGTCGATTTTACTAATAATTTTGTATTACAAAAATCAGTAGTTCCTGCAGAATTCTTTGGAGGAAATCCGGGTGAATATGCCGAAGTTGCTTTTGGAACCAAATACAATATGGTCGCGAAATCGACTTTAAGCCAGCTTATTTTTGACGGATCTTATATTGTAGCGCTGCAAGCTTCAAAAACGTATTTGAAATATTATGAAAATGCAAAACGAAGAACGGATATTGACGTCAAAGAAATGGTTGTTAACTCCTATGGAAATGTTTTGTTGGCCAAAGAAAACATTGCTATTCTAGAAAAAAATATTGCTTCATTACAAAAAACATTGAACGATACGAGAGCTACCTATAAAAACGGTTTAATCGAAGAAGAAAACGTAGAGCAATTGGAAATTACTTTGGCTTCCTTAGAAAGCACTTTAAATTACAACAACCGTTTACTGGATATTACCTATAAAATGCTAAAAATTAATCTTGGCATTGACATCAACGCTGCAATTACTTTGAAGGACAACTTAGATGATTTGACCACCCAAAACATGGATCTTGCTTTTTCCAAAACAGAATTTGATGTCAATAACAACATCAGTTATAAAATAGCCACCAATTTTGAAGAGCAGAGAACATTAGAATACAAACTTCAAAGAAGTAAAGCACTGCCTTCTTTATCGGCGAATTTTAATTTTGGATATACCGCTTTTAAGGACCATTTCGAATTTTTTTCCAAAAATCAAAACTGGTTCAATTATTCCAATCTTGGTCTTAGTTTAAATGTGCCGATATTTAGCAGTTTGGCCAGAAGTTCCAGAACACAGCAGGCTAAAATTGCTTTGGATCAGGCCAAAACGCAATTGAATGAAACCGAACAAAAACTGAAACTGCAGTATGCTGCCGCAAAAACCGAATACGAATACAGCATCGCCGATTATGAAACTGCCAAAAGCAATCTGAATCTGGCAGAAAGAATTGAGAAAAAACAGCAAATCAAATTCACCGAAGGACTTTCAACAAGCTTTGACTTTAATGATGCGCAACGCCAATTGTACACCGCTCAACAGAAATACCTGCAGACAATGGTAAACATAATCAATAAAAAAGCCAGTTTAGAAAAAATCATCACTCAATAA
- a CDS encoding efflux RND transporter periplasmic adaptor subunit, with protein sequence MKKILILITLSIVLISCNSSEKNQTIDSIIASKDVKAITAKKAELQLQLTQIDEALAALDVNKEIEALVTAVKLKDTLFNHYLEVQGSINTNENVLVQPEFPGNLVELNVKAGQKVSKGQVLGRTDDGGMSQQLASAENQYALAKTTFERQKNLWSQKIGSEIQYLQAQTQMISAQKGVAQIKAQIAKTVIRAPFSGTIDEVFVEKGEVVAASPKGLMRIVNLGNMYVSTSIPETYIGKLNIGTEVDVYLTSLDKTYKGKVRQIGNFINPNNRSFGIEVSVPNPENLLRPNQVAKMKVIDYVSKNAVVVPTNVIQQDSKKNSFVYTVANSNGKSGIAKKVIVKTGQSSDNVTEILSGLDSDAIIVTEGMNTISDGMKLNF encoded by the coding sequence ATGAAAAAGATACTAATCCTGATCACACTTTCAATTGTATTGATTTCCTGTAATTCATCAGAAAAAAACCAAACAATCGACAGCATTATTGCATCCAAAGACGTAAAAGCAATAACTGCCAAAAAAGCCGAATTACAGCTGCAGCTTACCCAAATCGACGAAGCATTGGCTGCTTTGGACGTAAACAAAGAAATCGAAGCATTGGTTACTGCCGTAAAACTGAAAGACACTTTATTCAACCATTATCTTGAGGTTCAGGGAAGCATTAACACCAATGAAAATGTATTAGTTCAGCCTGAATTCCCAGGAAACTTAGTGGAATTGAATGTGAAAGCCGGACAAAAGGTAAGCAAAGGACAAGTTTTGGGACGCACAGATGATGGCGGTATGAGCCAGCAGTTAGCCAGTGCCGAAAACCAATATGCCTTAGCCAAAACTACATTTGAACGCCAAAAAAATCTTTGGAGCCAAAAAATCGGTTCCGAAATACAATACCTCCAAGCACAAACGCAAATGATTTCAGCGCAAAAAGGAGTGGCTCAAATCAAAGCACAAATTGCAAAAACGGTAATCAGAGCCCCTTTTTCAGGAACTATTGACGAAGTTTTTGTAGAGAAAGGCGAAGTAGTTGCCGCAAGTCCAAAAGGATTAATGCGAATCGTGAATTTAGGAAATATGTATGTTTCCACTTCCATTCCCGAAACCTATATCGGAAAATTGAACATTGGCACTGAAGTGGATGTTTACTTAACTTCATTAGACAAAACTTACAAAGGTAAAGTCCGCCAAATAGGTAATTTTATAAATCCAAACAATAGAAGTTTCGGAATCGAAGTTAGCGTTCCCAATCCGGAAAACTTATTGCGTCCTAACCAAGTTGCAAAAATGAAAGTGATTGATTATGTGAGCAAAAACGCCGTAGTTGTTCCTACTAATGTAATTCAGCAGGATTCCAAGAAAAACAGTTTTGTGTACACTGTGGCTAATTCTAACGGAAAATCAGGCATTGCTAAAAAAGTAATTGTTAAAACTGGCCAGTCATCAGATAATGTAACCGAAATTTTAAGCGGATTGGATTCGGATGCCATAATAGTTACCGAAGGGATGAACACTATTTCGGACGGGATGAAATTGAATTTTTAA
- a CDS encoding efflux RND transporter permease subunit, whose translation MSHQNKEFGISSWAVENRVTVYILTLLIVITGTIAYVTMPREDFPEIIENKVYISSVFPGNSAEDVEKLIIKPLEKEIKNISGVDKITSSSFQDYGMIIVEFEDKVTILDAKTKIKDKVDIVKADTDWPNLDNGSKVEPSVFELNISEEVPILNINLQGNYTTQQLKKYGELLQDDIEEIPEVKKVDILGVDDKEVEIAVDIFKMTAAQVSFDDIQSAVKYENMTLSGGNLISQGSRNNIRIVGEIKDPKELENIIVKHNGGTVYLKDIAVVSFKEKEKTTYAREKGTEVVMLNVKKRSNQNMISAIEQVKEKIEEAKASYLPSNLKIELTNDQSSRVEHQVDELSNHIIFGIVLVMIVLMFTMGLRNSLFVGAAIPLSMLMAFSILSAFGLTLNTMVLFGLVMGLGMLVDDGIVVVDNVFANMKKGMPRIQASKTGIGEIAWPVISSTATTLMAFLPFALWPGTMGKFMKYFPMTLTVTLSASLFVAMVVNAAMTGGSMDIEDRNVTKKSAKTYSIIFTIIAVIFVLLGNIYDSKFAKAIGHLAIISLGLMWLYKLKLYQWTQDFQHSFFPRMEDRYKTFLAKILTKRRAWYALAGIIGLLFFSFILLGIFPRKVLFFPDNIPNQVITYIEYPQGTDIEKTNKATLFVEKQVIEVLKKYIDPKTDKNYLAESIVSQVGVGAGNPNVDAGSASETPFKGKVTVNFSEFKFRRGINTADILEEIRGKVKGIAGATVTVEKDANGPPAGYPISIQLTGIDYDEMLKEADKMITFINSKNIPGIERLSIDVNKESPELEVKVDRVSAGSLGVSTGQLGFNLRRSVYGQEISTYKEGDDDYNITMRMQDDQRKNENILFNQALTFRNPANGQMMQVPISAVSETEKTTTYNQIKRKNQKRIMTVYSNVLTGYNGDEITKQIATDLKGYELPKTITYSFSGVQEEQGKNQSFLMYALFLALAGITIIIVLQFNSVSKTMVILFTVILSFSGVFYGYVIANMDFVILMTMMGIISLAGIVVKNGIVLMDFFVLLLDKKVADNHLESHDDLTIEEIKEVIIESGKSRLRPVLLTALTAVLGLIPLAIGLNFDFFSLITNLNPHIFMGGDNVIFWGPLAWTIIFGLTYATVLTLVMVPVMFYLVKRTKYWLRDRRQIQADKI comes from the coding sequence ATGTCACATCAAAATAAAGAATTCGGAATATCAAGTTGGGCTGTCGAAAACCGCGTTACAGTCTATATCCTGACTTTACTGATTGTAATCACAGGAACCATTGCCTATGTTACGATGCCTCGCGAGGACTTTCCGGAAATTATAGAAAACAAGGTTTACATTTCGTCTGTTTTCCCTGGGAATTCAGCCGAAGATGTGGAGAAATTAATCATCAAACCTCTTGAAAAGGAAATCAAGAACATTAGCGGAGTCGATAAAATTACATCAAGCTCTTTTCAGGATTATGGAATGATAATCGTTGAGTTTGAAGATAAAGTTACCATTTTGGATGCCAAAACCAAAATTAAGGACAAAGTAGATATCGTAAAAGCTGATACCGATTGGCCTAATCTTGACAACGGAAGCAAAGTGGAACCCAGCGTATTTGAATTGAACATTTCGGAAGAAGTGCCGATTCTCAACATCAATCTGCAGGGAAACTACACGACGCAGCAACTTAAAAAATATGGAGAACTGCTTCAGGACGATATTGAAGAAATCCCTGAAGTGAAAAAAGTGGACATTCTGGGCGTTGATGATAAAGAGGTGGAAATTGCCGTTGATATTTTCAAAATGACGGCCGCCCAAGTTTCTTTTGACGATATTCAAAGTGCTGTCAAATATGAGAATATGACGCTTTCGGGAGGTAATTTAATTTCTCAGGGCTCTCGAAACAACATCAGAATCGTTGGTGAAATAAAAGATCCTAAGGAACTCGAAAACATCATCGTAAAACACAATGGCGGAACCGTTTACCTGAAAGATATTGCAGTGGTTAGTTTCAAAGAAAAAGAAAAAACCACTTATGCCCGTGAGAAAGGAACCGAAGTAGTGATGCTGAACGTAAAGAAACGTTCCAATCAAAATATGATTTCGGCTATTGAACAGGTAAAAGAAAAAATTGAGGAGGCCAAAGCTTCCTATCTGCCTTCAAATCTTAAAATTGAATTAACAAACGACCAATCTTCCCGTGTAGAACATCAGGTTGATGAACTTTCGAACCATATCATTTTCGGGATTGTGCTGGTAATGATTGTACTGATGTTTACAATGGGACTTCGAAACTCGTTGTTTGTGGGTGCAGCCATTCCATTATCGATGCTGATGGCTTTTAGTATACTATCGGCATTTGGACTTACGCTGAACACTATGGTGCTTTTCGGATTAGTAATGGGACTGGGAATGCTCGTGGATGACGGAATTGTCGTAGTCGATAATGTATTTGCCAATATGAAAAAAGGAATGCCAAGAATACAAGCATCAAAAACAGGAATTGGTGAAATCGCCTGGCCGGTAATTTCCTCTACCGCTACAACCTTGATGGCATTCTTACCTTTTGCATTATGGCCTGGAACTATGGGTAAATTCATGAAATATTTCCCAATGACATTAACGGTAACATTATCAGCATCTTTGTTTGTCGCAATGGTCGTCAATGCAGCAATGACAGGAGGCTCAATGGATATTGAAGACCGAAATGTGACTAAAAAATCGGCCAAGACCTACTCAATAATTTTTACTATTATCGCTGTTATTTTTGTGCTTCTCGGAAATATTTATGATTCTAAATTTGCAAAAGCCATTGGACACTTAGCCATTATTTCTCTTGGACTGATGTGGCTGTACAAATTGAAATTGTACCAATGGACACAAGATTTTCAGCACAGCTTTTTCCCTAGAATGGAAGACAGATACAAAACCTTTTTGGCAAAAATTTTGACCAAAAGAAGAGCTTGGTATGCTTTGGCGGGAATTATTGGTCTGTTATTTTTCTCTTTTATCCTTTTGGGAATATTCCCTAGAAAAGTGCTCTTCTTTCCTGACAATATCCCGAATCAGGTAATCACTTATATCGAATACCCGCAAGGAACCGATATTGAAAAAACCAATAAGGCTACCCTATTTGTGGAAAAACAGGTTATCGAAGTTTTAAAAAAATATATTGATCCAAAAACAGATAAAAACTATCTGGCCGAATCCATCGTGTCGCAAGTGGGTGTTGGAGCCGGTAACCCGAATGTTGATGCTGGATCAGCTTCGGAAACGCCTTTTAAAGGAAAAGTGACCGTAAATTTCTCCGAATTTAAATTCAGAAGAGGCATCAACACCGCTGATATTTTGGAAGAAATCAGAGGAAAAGTAAAAGGAATTGCCGGAGCTACGGTTACGGTCGAAAAAGACGCCAACGGACCACCGGCAGGTTACCCGATCAGTATTCAGCTGACAGGTATCGATTATGACGAAATGCTGAAAGAAGCAGACAAGATGATTACTTTTATCAATTCCAAAAACATTCCCGGAATTGAGCGTTTGAGTATTGATGTTAATAAAGAAAGCCCGGAACTTGAGGTAAAAGTAGACCGTGTAAGTGCGGGAAGTTTAGGGGTTTCGACAGGGCAGCTGGGATTCAATTTGCGCCGTTCGGTATATGGTCAGGAAATCTCGACTTACAAAGAAGGTGATGACGACTACAACATCACGATGCGTATGCAGGATGATCAGCGTAAAAACGAAAACATATTATTCAATCAGGCACTGACTTTTAGAAATCCTGCTAACGGACAAATGATGCAGGTGCCAATTTCGGCGGTTTCCGAAACAGAGAAAACCACAACCTATAATCAAATCAAGAGAAAAAACCAAAAACGTATTATGACGGTTTACTCTAATGTTTTGACGGGTTACAATGGAGATGAAATCACCAAACAAATTGCCACCGATTTAAAAGGATATGAATTGCCAAAAACAATTACCTATTCCTTCTCGGGAGTACAGGAAGAGCAAGGCAAAAACCAAAGTTTCCTGATGTATGCGCTCTTTTTGGCTTTGGCCGGAATTACGATTATTATTGTATTGCAGTTTAATTCGGTTTCCAAAACGATGGTGATCCTGTTTACGGTAATCCTGAGTTTTAGCGGGGTCTTTTATGGATACGTCATTGCCAACATGGATTTTGTAATCCTGATGACGATGATGGGAATCATTTCGCTGGCGGGTATTGTGGTGAAAAATGGTATCGTATTAATGGACTTCTTTGTTCTCTTATTAGACAAAAAAGTTGCCGATAATCATCTGGAAAGCCATGACGATTTAACGATAGAAGAAATCAAAGAAGTGATAATCGAATCGGGTAAATCAAGGCTGCGTCCTGTATTACTGACTGCTTTGACAGCCGTTTTGGGATTAATCCCGCTGGCCATCGGACTGAATTTTGACTTTTTCTCTTTGATAACCAACTTGAATCCACATATTTTCATGGGTGGGGACAACGTGATTTTCTGGGGTCCTTTGGCCTGGACCATCATCTTCGGGTTGACTTATGCCACGGTATTGACCTTGGTAATGGTACCGGTAATGTTCTATCTCGTTAAAAGAACGAAGTATTGGTTGAGAGATCGAAGACAAATTCAAGCCGATAAAATATAG
- a CDS encoding TMEM143 family protein, translating to MKREHYIPFDKEFLLEEQLAEFAGDKKQTENFKKLFDIIEHYFHYEAFNLIRNIKQHYAFFDPDLHPKERETFKGKSDFALFKENLLKVLDLSNYSRVSQETLDQAFQDSDLIGLKLAIDLDVYKDYEIYVRGQHTAKEKVSRYVFWKKKIEVEYYDRVMIYLSYHDADYYKKNKLKKNKSLIEPGTVVLKIFKRVPKNDLETIFPNAIPKMSLTDKLLLWVPGVVGGISLLITKVIPALITMQSAYESGETIDLLNSKTSLNQGLIALGILGAYLFRQYNNFVNKKIRYSKMLSDSLYFKNLGNNSGAFYSLLNSSEEEVLKETILAYSFLSKSGTPLTEDELDYQIESWFKTKHNTDLDFDVKEALLKLKNSGLAFETNGKWEVISIGKALVRMDEIWDGVFEYNQFVRD from the coding sequence ATGAAGAGAGAGCATTATATCCCATTTGATAAGGAATTCTTACTCGAAGAGCAACTGGCTGAATTTGCCGGTGATAAAAAGCAGACCGAAAATTTCAAAAAGCTGTTTGACATCATTGAACATTATTTTCACTATGAAGCGTTTAATCTGATTCGGAATATAAAACAGCATTACGCTTTTTTTGATCCTGATTTGCATCCAAAAGAAAGAGAGACTTTTAAGGGCAAAAGTGATTTTGCGCTTTTCAAAGAAAATCTGCTTAAAGTTCTGGATTTAAGCAATTATAGTCGTGTAAGTCAGGAAACTTTGGATCAGGCTTTCCAAGATTCAGATTTGATAGGCTTAAAACTGGCTATTGACTTGGATGTTTATAAGGATTATGAAATTTATGTGAGAGGTCAGCATACTGCCAAAGAAAAGGTTAGCCGATACGTTTTTTGGAAGAAAAAAATTGAGGTCGAATATTATGACCGCGTGATGATTTACCTTAGCTATCATGATGCTGATTATTACAAAAAAAACAAACTCAAAAAAAACAAATCACTAATCGAACCTGGAACTGTAGTTTTAAAAATCTTTAAACGCGTTCCCAAAAACGATCTCGAAACGATTTTTCCAAATGCCATTCCCAAAATGTCGTTAACCGACAAACTATTATTATGGGTTCCAGGTGTTGTGGGGGGGATTTCATTGTTGATCACCAAGGTAATTCCAGCATTGATTACAATGCAATCGGCATACGAATCTGGGGAAACTATAGATTTGTTGAACAGCAAAACGTCGTTGAACCAAGGATTAATTGCGCTTGGAATTTTGGGTGCGTACTTGTTCCGCCAATACAACAACTTTGTAAACAAGAAAATCAGATATTCCAAAATGCTTTCGGACAGTTTGTATTTTAAGAATCTTGGAAACAACAGCGGTGCGTTTTATTCTTTGCTGAATTCTTCAGAAGAAGAAGTCCTAAAGGAAACCATATTGGCGTATTCTTTTTTGAGCAAAAGCGGAACTCCGTTGACCGAAGATGAACTCGATTATCAAATTGAATCCTGGTTTAAAACCAAACACAATACAGACCTTGATTTTGATGTAAAAGAAGCATTGCTTAAATTAAAAAACAGCGGTCTTGCATTTGAAACCAATGGAAAATGGGAAGTGATTTCCATAGGGAAAGCACTAGTAAGAATGGACGAAATTTGGGACGGGGTTTTTGAGTATAATCAATTCGTTAGGGATTAG